The genomic DNA GCTGGGCCGCCCGCATCGAGGAGAACAGACCCAGCGTGCGGCCACCGGCTGCCTGGATCAGCTCCGTGAGCTCGTCCAGCATGTCCGCCCGGTCGCCGTCGCGCGCGGGGCGCGACAGATGCTTGGCGACGTACAGGATCCCCTGCTTCGGGTAGTCGAAGGGGGAGCCGACGTCGACGCCCTTCCACTGCGGAAGGTCGTCGCCCTGCGTGCCCTCGGGGGCGAGTCCCAGAGATGCCCCCACCCCGTTGAAGTCGCCGCCCAGCTTCAGCGTCGCGGACGTCAGGACGACCGAACGGTCCGCGAAAAGCTTCTCCCTCAGGAGCCCGGACACCGACATGGGGGCGACCCGCAGGGACGCGCCGAAGCGGTCGTGGCGCTCGTACCAGACGACGTCCCACTCGGAGCCGTTGGTGATCCGCTCCGCGACGTCGTGCACGCTCTCCACCGAAGCCAGCGCCTGCTTGCGCACCGCGTCCTCGTCCTGCACGGACTTGTCGCGGGTGGCGCCGATCGCCGAGATCACCGTACGGGCGGCGTCGCGCAGTGCCATCAGGGCGTACCCGAGGTCCTCGGGGATCTCCTCCAGGCGTCCGGGCAGGGCCAGCTCCATCAGCCGCTCGAAGCCCTCGGCGGCGGTCTGGAGCTGGTCGGCGGCCTTCTCGTTGACGAGCTTGGCGGCGCGCCGCACCGCGCGGTTGACCTGGCCGGGTGTGAGCTCGCCGGTCGCGACACCGGTCACGCGGGAGACCAGCTCGTGGGCCTCGTCGACGATCAGCACCTCGTGCTGCGGGAGGACCGGCGCGCCCTCGATGGCGTCGATCGCGAGCAGCGCGTGGTTGGTGACCACGACCTCGGCGAGCTTGGCGCGCTCGCGGGACATCTCGGCGAAGCACTCGGCGCCGTACGCGCACTTCGTCGCGCCCAGACACTCCCGGGAGGACACGGACACCTGGGCCCAGGCGCGGTCGGACACCCCTGGCGTCAGGTCGTCGCGGTCGCCGGTCTCGGTCTCGTCCGACCAGTCGCGCAGCCGCAGCAGGTCCTGCCCCAGCTTGCTGGTGGGCGCGGCCGCCTCGAACTGGTCGAAGAGACCCTCCTCCTCGTCCTGCGGCACGCCCTCGTGGAGTCGGTGCAGACACAGGTAGTTCGACCGGCCCTTGAGCATGGCGAACTCCGGGCGGCGGCGCAGCAGCGGATGCAGCGCGTCGACGGTGCGGGGCAGGTCCCGCTCCACGAGCTGCCGCTGGAGCGCCAGGGTGGCGGTCGCCACGATGACGCGCTCCCCGTGCGCGAGCGCCGGCACCAGGTAGCCGAGCGACTTTCCGGTGCCGGTGCCGGCCTGGACCAGCAGATGGGAGCTGTCGTCGATCGCCTCCGCGACAGCTTCGGCCATGGTCACCTGGCCAGGGCGCTCCGTGCCGCCTACGGCAGTGACGGCAGCATGCAGGAGTTCGGGGAGTGAGGGCTTTGTCATAGCGCGACCACCCTACGGGGCGGCACTGACAACCGGGTGCCCAAGGCCGGAGCGCGGGACGCGATCAAGGGCCGTGAAGGGGGTGGGAGGCGGTACTGCGCACGGCCGCGTACGGGCCTCGGAGCGGTCGCGCCGGCGATCAAGGAAGCGATCACGGCGGCGGGCGGATTCGGCACGGGGCTCCTCGGCTCGGAACCGGAACAGGGCGCGCGGTGTACTGAGACGGATCGCGCTACAGGAGATCGCGCAGGGGCCGGTCCCGGACCATGAGGGCCGCTCGTTTGTCGGGCAGGTCGACCTCGGCGGAGAACCGGAAGCCCGCGCCCAGGAAGGCGGACACGGAGGAGGTGTTGCGCAGATCGGGTTCAGCGACCACACGTGCGCAGGAAGGACGCCGGTCGAGTACGAGGTCGGCGACGGCTCGCAGCAGTGTGGACCCGAGGCCGCGCCCGCGGTCGGCGACACCGCCGATGAGGAGGTGAATTCCGGTGTCGTGGGGGCGGGCCGGATAGTGACGGGCCAAGGAGTCGAGGTCCGCGCGGTAGATCTCCCAGTAGCTCATCGGTGTGCCCTCCAGTACGCCGAGGCAGGGGACGCTGCGCCCGTCACCGCCCAACTGGGCGCGCAGATGCTGCTCGGTCACCGACTCGTCGCCCGCCAGCTTCCAGAAGGCGGCGACAGCGGGGTCGTTCATCCAGCGCCCGAGGAGCGGAAGGTCGCGTTCCGGGCGGACGGGGGCGAGCTGGAAGGTGCCCGCGGGGGTGACGGTGGGGCCCCAGTCCTCGACGCGGCCGAGCAGGTCGTCAGCGGCCCGGGTGACGGAGACGGCTTGCCTGCCGGCGAGGGCCTTGGTGTCGCCGAGGGAAGGCGGGGCGGGTGCGGGTGCGGTGGCGAACGTGACCGACGGGGCAGACGTGACCGACGGGGCGGAGGGGACCCTAGAGGCGGAGGGGACCGTAGAGGCGGCAGCGAACGGGGCCGCCGGATCAACGGCGTCGGAGCAACCGTCCGAATCCGCCGAAGCAGCCGTGGCGCCGGCGCGGGCCGGGACGGAGGGAGCGGCCGTCGCCGTGCCCTGCGCCTCGGGCCCCGCGTCCTTACGCCCCGCTGGCTCTTCCGCGCCTCCTACCGCATCTTCCTCGCCGCCCGCTGTCCCTTCCTCGCCTCGTACTGCACCATCCCCGCCGCCCGCAGCCTCTTCGCCGCCCGCCGCCTCTTCCGCGGCGAAGAGCGCGACGAGTTCGTCGGGCAGCCGCAGTTCCAGCGTGTCCTCGCTGTCGGCGGCTGAGCGGGCTGAGACGGCGATACGGGCGGGGTCCGCAGAGGTAGCGGGCTCGGCGTCGGTGCTCGCATCGGTGGGAGGCACGGCGACGCTCCTCTCAGAAGACGGGGTGGGTCATGTTCCTCAGGAATGAAGGGGATTGGCGATGGTGACGTAGACGGACTGGGTGTCGACCGGGCCGACGAGCTCGTCGAGGCCGTGCAACCGGGTCAGCAGGTTGGCCTTGCAGCGCAGCACGGGTGAGTCGAGCAGGCGGGTCGGCAGCGGTGTGCGCAGCCGGGCGGGGCCGGTGGCGACATCGGCGAGGAAGCGTCGGAAGGCCGCCAGCAGCAGTTGCTCTTCGGCAAGGTGCTGGGAGCCGAACGCCCCGATGAGCCCGAGCACGTTGTTGATGCCGAGGTAGTACGCGAAGCGTTCGTCGGTGACCTCGTCGGAGACGAAGGTGTCACTGTGCTCGCCGATGCCGGGCAGCCGGGCCTCGAGTTCCGCGCGCCGGGACGTACGGAAGTAGTACCCCTGGTTGTCCCGGTAGCGGCCGCCCGTGGGCCAGCCTTCGGGGTCCAGCAGGAGCAGGGTGTTCTGCTGGTGGGCCTCCAGTGCGATGCCCGCCTCGCTGTCGAGCCACAGCACGGGCCGTACGACCTGCTCCAGATACCGCAGGAACCACTCGGTGGCCACGGCACCGCGGGGACGGCCCGTGCGGCCGGCGAGCCGGATGATGATCTCGGCGAGCCGCGAGCGCATGACGGGACGGGGCTGTTCGGTGGGCTGGGGCCAGGGGCGTGGCGAGACGAGCCCGGCGACGCAGGAGACGTCGTCGGTCGGGGCGAACGGGTTGTGGCGGATCATCACGTCGAGCCCGGGGACCGCGTTCCCGTGCTGGTCGTCGACGGCGAGCCAGGCCGGGTCGCGGACGATGTCGAAGCCGGGGTGCGCTGCCTGCCACTGCTCGCCGAGGCCGCTGCGCAGCAGACGGTGGACCTCGACGCCCCGGTGCAGTTCCTTGCGGAGGTTCTCCCGGCGGGAGTTGGTGATGCGCAGGCCCAGCGACAGCTTCAGCATGGCCGGGGCGCCGGTGCGGTGGACGGTGCGGACGGATGAGGTGGGGTGCCACGCGGGGCCATGGGGGCCGAGATCCCGGATCAGTCCGGCGTCGAGCAGCGCGGCGGCCTCGGGACGGTGCCGGATCTCGCGGATCTGCCAGGGGTGCAGCGGCAGCGCGGCGAACCCGTCGGGCATCGGCAGTCCGTCGCCGGCGAGCCGTGCGGTCAGCTGCTCGG from Streptomyces avermitilis MA-4680 = NBRC 14893 includes the following:
- a CDS encoding IucA/IucC family protein encodes the protein MFASEAQAAPAPETQAPLAPATQVVFVPEVRTPVVQASESVPPPVGRARESERLRGTTADPLDHPEAQTAAQAAAVENLLRCWVRENGLVAPDDGTLRIPLLATGTALLVPVHHWSPTGWHRFGLPYLADAPQTAPPADAVTVVALLAREAAGSRRAPRPAHSAVDHCAVDHSADLVGRVADSVRRTAVFIDDRRARPADEPDLFLAAEQALLLGHPLHPTPKSREGLSEAEARLYSPELRGSFALHWLAVAPPVLATNSAWTERGRPVPAEQLTARLAGDGLPMPDGFAALPLHPWQIREIRHRPEAAALLDAGLIRDLGPHGPAWHPTSSVRTVHRTGAPAMLKLSLGLRITNSRRENLRKELHRGVEVHRLLRSGLGEQWQAAHPGFDIVRDPAWLAVDDQHGNAVPGLDVMIRHNPFAPTDDVSCVAGLVSPRPWPQPTEQPRPVMRSRLAEIIIRLAGRTGRPRGAVATEWFLRYLEQVVRPVLWLDSEAGIALEAHQQNTLLLLDPEGWPTGGRYRDNQGYYFRTSRRAELEARLPGIGEHSDTFVSDEVTDERFAYYLGINNVLGLIGAFGSQHLAEEQLLLAAFRRFLADVATGPARLRTPLPTRLLDSPVLRCKANLLTRLHGLDELVGPVDTQSVYVTIANPLHS
- a CDS encoding ATP-dependent DNA helicase, whose amino-acid sequence is MTKPSLPELLHAAVTAVGGTERPGQVTMAEAVAEAIDDSSHLLVQAGTGTGKSLGYLVPALAHGERVIVATATLALQRQLVERDLPRTVDALHPLLRRRPEFAMLKGRSNYLCLHRLHEGVPQDEEEGLFDQFEAAAPTSKLGQDLLRLRDWSDETETGDRDDLTPGVSDRAWAQVSVSSRECLGATKCAYGAECFAEMSRERAKLAEVVVTNHALLAIDAIEGAPVLPQHEVLIVDEAHELVSRVTGVATGELTPGQVNRAVRRAAKLVNEKAADQLQTAAEGFERLMELALPGRLEEIPEDLGYALMALRDAARTVISAIGATRDKSVQDEDAVRKQALASVESVHDVAERITNGSEWDVVWYERHDRFGASLRVAPMSVSGLLREKLFADRSVVLTSATLKLGGDFNGVGASLGLAPEGTQGDDLPQWKGVDVGSPFDYPKQGILYVAKHLSRPARDGDRADMLDELTELIQAAGGRTLGLFSSMRAAQLAAEELRSRIPEFPILLQGEETLGELIKNFAADPETCLFGTLSLWQGVDVPGPSCQLVVMDKIPFPRPDDPLMSARQKAVEDAGGNGFMAVAATHAALLMAQGAGRLVRASGDRGVVAVLDQRLATARYGSYLKASLPDFWYTTDRNQVRRSLTAIDEAAKKTEVTEVTEVAEVTEEAAKESEGA
- a CDS encoding GNAT family N-acetyltransferase, with the protein product MPPTDASTDAEPATSADPARIAVSARSAADSEDTLELRLPDELVALFAAEEAAGGEEAAGGGDGAVRGEEGTAGGEEDAVGGAEEPAGRKDAGPEAQGTATAAPSVPARAGATAASADSDGCSDAVDPAAPFAAASTVPSASRVPSAPSVTSAPSVTFATAPAPAPPSLGDTKALAGRQAVSVTRAADDLLGRVEDWGPTVTPAGTFQLAPVRPERDLPLLGRWMNDPAVAAFWKLAGDESVTEQHLRAQLGGDGRSVPCLGVLEGTPMSYWEIYRADLDSLARHYPARPHDTGIHLLIGGVADRGRGLGSTLLRAVADLVLDRRPSCARVVAEPDLRNTSSVSAFLGAGFRFSAEVDLPDKRAALMVRDRPLRDLL